The genome window CTGCCGAGTCAGGATTCAATCCCAAGGTTTGGTTCCGGAATGTAGAAATGATTGCGGCAAAACGTATCGGGCGGGAGACTGTGCAATATGTCCGGAACGCTTACAAATATTTCACTGCGTATCGACTGGCGAGTGAACAGAAAAAATTTGAAGAGTGACGTTGGTAAAAAAGTAACAAAATCTTATTCGATTAATTGCAACCCATTTTCACGGGCAATGGTTTCTCACCTTTCAACATAGAACTCCACTCCGGAAGAGCTCAATGTTTAATATTTTTTCAATCAAGCTTTTAGTGGAATTGCCCTATAGTTCCATTTTACCAGATATGGATAGGCTTAACAGCCTGTGGCTTTAGACTCTCAAGTTATTTAAGGATGTCCCGCCTTTCTCCAGGATAATAGTTATCAAAAAAGCACTTTTCTGCGTCGGCAGTGCCAATTAAAATCATCTCATCGTTTTCACCAAGAGGAATTAATGGGTCGGGGTTAATATTTAAGGTTCATCGCGGATTAGTGTGAGAACCAAGTTCTGCAAACACCTGCAATCGAAAATTATTAAAATTTCTGTATCCGAATGCTCTACGGATTATATTTCTTATAGCATTATTTTGCCCTTCAACATAGCCATTGCTTACTCTCTCGATAAAATAATTGAGAATCTCGTCCCACCAATTCTTTAATGTGCCAACAAATTTAGGCAATATAGTACTTA of Desulfosarcina sp. BuS5 contains these proteins:
- a CDS encoding transposase, with the protein product MEFGGHHTYLLLTINCHYPLKGYGKNSNNSGTGDATLYHFFPISTILPKFVGTLKNWWDEILNYFIERVSNGYVEGQNNAIRNIIRRAFGYRNFNNFRLQVFAELGSHTNPR